The window GGGCGGCGTCTCGGTCGGGCCGGGCGCCGTGATCGGCGCCGGCGCGCACGTCGGCGCCGGCGCGCGGATCGGGGCGCACGCCGTCGTCGCGGCCGACTGCCACGTCGGGCCGGACGCGGTCCTGCACCCCCACGCCGTGCTGTACCCCGCCACCCGCGTCGGGGCGCGCACCGTGCTGCACGCCGGCGCGGTGCTGGGGGCCGACGGCTTCGGGTACGCCGCCGGCCCCGAAGGCCCGGAGAAGATCCACCACCTGGGGTGGGTCGACGTCGGCGACGACGTGGAGATCGGGGCGGGCACCTGCATCGACCGGGGGACGCTCGGCGCGACCCGGGTCGGCGACGCCAGCAAGATCGACAACCTCTGCCAGATCGGGCACAACGTCCAGATCGGTCGGGGCTGCCTCGTCGCCGGCACGTGCGCGATCGGCGGCAGTTGCGTGCTCGGGGACGGCGTCGTGCTGGGCGGCGGCGTGGGGATCCGCGACCACGTTCGGATCGGGGACGGCGCCCAGGTCGCCGCCCGCGCCGGCGTCTCCAAGGACGTCCCCGCCGGCGAGGCGTGGGGCGGGACGCCGGCCGTCCCGATGCGGGCGTGGGCGCGGGAGCGCTACCTGATCGGCAACCTCGAGGCGATCTGGCGCTTCGTGCGCGCCGCCCGCCGGTCGGACGACGGCGCATGAACGACGCCGCGACCCTGTCCGGCGTCGGCGTGCACGGCGGCCACCCCGCCACCGTGCACCTGCACCGCCGTCCCGGCCCCGTCGCCTTCGCGGTCGGGGGCGTCACGATCCCCGCGACCCTCGCCGCCGTCGCCGACGCCCGCGCCCGGACGGTGCTGGCGACCGACGGGGTGCGCGTCGCGACGGTCGAGCACCTCCTCGCCGCGCTGCACGTCGCGGGCATCTGGTCGGACCTGCTCGTCGAGGTCGACGGTCCCGAACTCCCGATCCTCGACGGGTCCGCCGGCCCGTGGCGCGACGCGCTCGCCGACCTCGCGGCCCGCGCGCCGTTCCCGCCGCCCCCCACCCCGCTCGCGCCGCCGGAGGGCGGCGTGCGCGCGGCGGACGGCGGCGGGCACGCCGACCTCGCGTCCGGCGCGACGCACCTCGACGTGCGCATCCACTTCGACCACCCCGCCGTCGGGACGCAGGCGTGGGCGGGCGGCCCGGCGGCGTGGGGGGACCTGCTGGACGCCCGCACGTTCGGCTTCACCGCCGACGCCGACGCGCTCCGCGCCGCCGGCCTCGCCGCCGGCGCGTCGGAGGCGAATGCTATTCTCTTCGGCGACGATGCCGCGCCGGCCCTCCGCCGTCCCGACGAACCCGTCCGCCACAAGGCGCTGGACGCGCTCGGGGACCTCTACCTGCTCGGCCGGCCGTTCGCCGGCCGCCTTCGCGTGACGCGCGGCGGGCACGCCCTCCACCACGCCCTCGCCCGCGCCCTGGCCGCCGCCGGAGCCTTCGCCGACGCCCCCCACGACGCCCCCACCCACCCCGCACCGGGGGCGGCGTGAGCCGCCCCGGCGCACGCGCCACCCGCGTCGCGGTGATCGGGGTCGGGGTGATGGGCCGCCACCACGCCCGGAACTACCTGGCGTTGCCCGGCGCCGACCTCGTCGCCGTCGTCGATCCCGACCCGGACGCGAGGGCGCGCGCCGAACGCGAGTTCGGGGTGCCCGCCCACCCCGACGTCGCGACGTTGCTCGCCGCGACGCCGGTCGACGCCGCCAGCGTCGTCGCGCCCACCCGCCACCACTACGCCCTCACCGACGCCCTGATGGCGGCCGGCGTGCACGTCCTCGTCGAGAAGCCGGTCACCGCCGACGTCGCGGAAGCGGAGGCGCTCGTGCGGCGCTCGCGCGACCTGGGGGTCGTGCTGCAGGTCGGGCACATCACCCGCTTCTTCCGCGCCGTGCGGTTGCTGCAGGAGCGCGTCGAGGCGCCCTACCTCGTCGAGGCGCGCCGCCTTGCGCAGCAGGCCCGCATCACCGACGTCGGGGTGGTGCTGGACCTGATGATCCACGACATCGACATCGTCCTCGGCCTCGTCGGCGCGGAGTTGCGCGAGGCGACGGTGTCCGGCTTCACGCTGAGCGACGACCAGGTCGGCGAGGACGTCGCGGCCGCGCAACTGACGTTCGCGAACGGCGCCGTCGCGCGCCTCCTGGCGTCCCGCGTCGCGCCCGACGCGGAACGCACCCTCGTCGTCGCGGAACGCGACCGGACGTTCCGCGTCGATTTCCTGCGCGAGCCGCACACCGAGATCGCCGTCTACCGCTCGCGCCCCGACGCGACCGGCGACACGCACGTCCGCAGCGACCTGCAGGTCGTCGCGGAGGACAACCCCCTCCGCGAAGAGCTCGCGCACTTCCTGGCGCGCCTCGGGGGGGACGTCGCCCCGATCGGGACGCTCGAGGACGACCTACGAAGCCTCCGGGTCGCCACCGACCTGCTGGGCCGCCTCGACGCGACCGGCGCGCCGCACGACCCGGGCGCGGCGGCCGCCGTCGTCGCGGGGCCCGCCACCGACCCTGGGGTACGCTGAGCGCGTGAACGACGACCCGCGCGCGGTGCTGCCGCACCGCTACCCGTTCCTGCTCGTCGACCGCCTCGTGTCCCAGGAGGGCGACGACTTCGTCGCGAAGAAGAACGTGACGATCAACGAACCGTTCTTCGTCGGGCACTTCCCCGCCGAACCGGTGATGCCGGGCGTGCTCATCCTCGAGGCGCTCGCGCAGGCCGCGGCGTTGGGGTTGGCCGCCCGCGAGGGGTTCGAGGGTGGGGAGGTCGGTTACTTCGCCGGCATCGACGAGGCCCGCTTCCGCCGCAAGGTCGTGCCGGGCGACGTGCTGGACCTGACCGGCACCATCACCGCCTTCCGGCGGGGGGTCGCCCGCGTCGACGCGCGCGCCCACGTCGACGGGGAGACCGCCGCCGACGCCAAGCTCTCCTTCGTCTACCGCCCCTGACGCGATGGCGGACGTCCACCCGAGCGCCGTGGTGGACCCCGTCGCCCGCCTCGCGGCGGGCGTCGTGGTGGGGCCCTTCTGCGTCGTCGAGGCGGACGTCGTCGTCGAGGCCGGCGCCCGGCTGCTGCCCGGCACCGTCCTCCTGAACGGCGTGCGGGTCGGGCCCCGCGCCGTGCTGGGCCCGTACGCCGCGCTGGGGGGCGCCCCGATGGACGACGCCTTCGCGGGCGAACGCAGCGAGGTGCGGCTCGGTGCGGACGTGCAGGTGCGCGACTTCGCCAGCATCCACCGCGCCAGCACGCCGGGCGGCGCGACGCACGTCGGCGACGGGACCCTCGTCATGAGTTACGCGCACGTCTCGCACGACGCGCGGGTCGGGCGGGGCGTGACGTTGACGACCACCGTCCAGCTCGGCGGGTACACCGAAGTCCACGACCACGCGGTGCTCGGCGCGGGGGCGATGGTGCACCAGTACACCCGCGTCGGGGCGTACGCGATGGTGGGCGCCGACAGCGCCGTCAACCGCGACGTCCTGCCGTACACGCTGGCGCGCGGCAGCATGGCGGAACACTTCCGCCTCAACGGCGTCGGCCTCACCCGGCACGGCATCGACGGCGACCGCTACCGCGCCCTCGAGGCCGCCGTCCGGGCGTTGCGGCGCCGCGACGAGGACGCCTTCCACGCGCTGGCCGACGCGTCGCCGGACGTCGAGCGGCTGCGCACCTTCCGGGCCGCCAGCCGCCGCGGCCTCGCCCGCTTCCGAGGCCGCCGGTGAGCGACCCCGCCGCACGGCGGGCGACCGACCGCGAGGTCGTGCTGGTCAGCAACGGCCCCGGCGAACTGCTGACCTGGACGAAGCCGGTCCTCGACGCGCTGCGGGCGCGCGACCCGGACGTCGCGATCCGCATCGCGTTGATCCCCTGCCAGTTCGCGTCGGGCCGCGAAGCGGAGATCGCGGCGACGTTCGGGGCGGACGCCGTCACGACCCCCGCGCAGTTCGCGCGGAGCGTCCCCACCGGCCGCGCACCCGCCGGCCTCGGAGCGGCCCGCGGCGTGGTGCTGCAGCTCGGGGGCGGCGTGCAGCACGCCGCGGCGCTCGCCGCCCGGCTGGGGCACCCGCTCCACCGGTACGCGTTCACCGCCCACCGGCACCGCCGCGTCGTCCGCCTCTACGTCCCCGACGCCCGCACCGCCCGCCGGGCGGTGCGGCGCGGGACCCCCGCGGCGCGCGTGGAGGTCGCCGGGAACCTGGTTGCCGACGTCCTGCAGGACACGCCGCCCGCACCGGACGCGGGCGCGCCGCACCTGCTGGTGATGCCGGGCAGCCGCGACGCCTTCGCGCGGGTCCTGATCCCGCTGTTCCTCGCCGTCGTCGACGCCCTCGCGCCGACGCGTCCGGACGCGCGGTTCGTGTGGCCGGTCAGCCGCATGCTGTCCGACGCCGCGATCCGCGACGGCGTCGCGGGCGTCGAGAAGGACGTCCTGGGCGGCGTGGCCGGGCGCCGCAACGGCGACGTCGTCGTCACGCCGTCCGGCGCGCGCGTCGAGATGGTGCCCGAAACCGCGCGGCACCCGCACCTGCGGGCGGCCGACCTGGCGCTCACGATCCCCGGGACGAACACCCTCGAGCTGGGGGTGGCGGGCGTCCCGGCGTTGGTGGTGCTGCCCATGAACGCGCCCGAACGGATTCCGCTCGAGGGCGCCGGGCACTGGTTGGGGCTGCTGCCGTGGATCGGTCCGCCGCTCAAGCGGGCGGCGGTCCGCACGTTCGTCGAGCGCCTCGACCAACCGGTGTCGCTCCCGAACCGCATCGCGGACGACGCACCCTTCGAGGAGGTCGCGGGCCTCGTCGACGCTTGCGATCTCGCCCGCCGCCTCGATGCGCTCCTGGCCGACGCAGGTGACCTGGCGCACCGTCGCGCCCGCCTCGCCGCCACCATGCCGCGGCCCGGCGCCGCGGGAATCGTCGCCGACCGCGTCCTCGCGGCGTTGGGCGGGCCGGCGTGAACGCCGGGCGCGTGCTGGCGCCCTACGGCGCCCCCGGCTGGGCGGGCGCCGCCGCCGCCGCCGGGAGCGGCGTGCTGCGCGTCGCGGTCGTCCCCGCGTTCGTCCCGCCCCTCCTCGACCGCGTGATCATCGGGGGCGACCTCGCGGCGTTGCCCCGCGTCCTCGCCGTCACCGGCCTCGTGGCGGTCGCCGCGTCCCTCGCGTTGGCGCTGCAGGACGCCCTCCTCGCGCGGGCCGGCGCGCGCCTCGCCGCCGACCGCCGGGAGGCGGTCTACCGCCGCCTCCTCGCGCGCCCCCCCGGGCGCCTGCCCGGCACGTCCGGCGGCCTCGCCGGCCGCCTCCCGGCGGACCTGCGCGAGATCGAGCTGTACCACCAGGCCGGCCTGGGGACGCTCGTCGCGGAATCGACCGCCATCCTCGTCGTCCTGGCCCTCCTCGCGTGGCGCGACCCGGTCGCCACCACCGCGCTCGTCGCGTTGGGGGTCCCGATCGGCCTGCTGATGCAGCGGCTCGGGCGCCGCCTCCGGCGCCAAGCGACCCGCGCGCAGGCCGGCACCGAAGCGGTCGCCGCCGACCTCCAGGAGGGGCTCCGCCACCACGCGGTCGCGCGCGCGTTCGGGGCGGAGGCGTTCCTGCTGCGCCGCTTCGCGCGCGCCAACGCCGCGACGCGCGCGGCGGGGGCGCGCCGCGGGGCGTGGGCGGCGCTGCAGGTCCCCGCCAGCCAAGTGGCGGTGTTCGTCGCCCTCGCGGTCCTCGTCTCGCTGCTCGCGGGCCGCGCGGCGGCGGGCGCGCTGAGCGTCGGGCAGGTCGCGGAGTACCTGACCCTCGTCGCGCTGCTCGCCAACCCCGCGCAACTGCTGCCCCGCGGCTACGCGATGGCGGTGCAGGCGCGGGCGGCGGACGCCCGCCTACGGGACCTCGAGACGGACGACGCCCCCACCCGGGACGCCCCCACCCCGCCGGACGACGCCGGGCCCGCCGCCCGCGACGCGGCGCGCGACGGCCTCACCCTCGAGGACGTCTGGCTCCGCCGCGACGGCGGGCCCTGGCTGCTGCGCGGCGCGTCGGTCGCGCTCCCCGCCACCGGCCTCGTGGCGGTCACCGGCGCGAGCGGTGCCGGCAAATCCAGCCTCGTCGCCGCCCTCCTCGGTTTCCTGCCCCCCGAACGGGGCCGCCTCCTCTGGGCGGGCGCGCCGCTCGCCCCCCGCGCGCACGTCGCCTGGGTCCCGCAATCGATGGACCTGCTGCGCGGCAGCCTCCGCGACAACCTGACGTTGGGGGCGGCGTACGACGACGCGGCGGTCCACGCGGCGCTCGCGGCGGTCGGGATGGACGCCCTCGTCGCCGCCCGCCCCGGGGGGCTCGACGGGGAGCTGGCGGAGGACGGTGCGGGCCTGTCGGGGGGGCAACGCCAACGCCTGGCGGTCGCCCGCGCGCTCCTGCGCGAACCGCGCCTGCTGGTGCTCGACGAACCCAGTGCGGCGTTGGACGCCGCGTCGGAGGCGGCGCTCGTCGCGACCCTCGCGCACGAGGCGACGCGGCGCCTGGTCCTCGTCGTCGCGCACCGCGACGCCGTGACGGCCGCCGCCGACACGGTGCTGCACCTCGCGGACGGGCACCTCGCGCCCGCTCCGCCGGCGGGGACCGCGTGACGCGCGAGCCGGCCGGCGGCGCGCGCGCCCTGTACGACGACGTCGCGCTGTACGAGCTGCTGCACGGCGGCTACCGCGACGACCTGGCGTTCTACCGCGACGTCGCCCTCGACCACCCCGGCGTGGGGCTGGAAATCGGCGCGGGCGCGGCCCGCGTCACGCCCGACCTGGCGCGCCTCGCGGAGCACGTCGTCGCGGTGGAGCCGGCCGCCGCGATGCGGGCCGCGGGCGCCGCCCGCCTGACGGAGCGCGGTCTCGACGCCCACGTCACCTGGCGGGCGGAGCCGCTCGGCGAGGGCGACCCCCCCGCCGGCGGACCGTTCGCGTGGGTCGCCGCGCCCTTCCACGTCCTGAACGAGGTGCCGCCCCCCGACGCGCAGGACCGCCTGCTGCACGCGGTCCGCGCGGCGCTCGCCGACGACGGCGTGTTCGCCTTCGACGCGTTCGCGCCGCCCGGCGACGTCGCGGACGGCGTCCCGGTCCTGGAGGTCGACGAGGACCGGCCGGACGGACGCCACGTGAGCGCTTGGCGCGTCCGACGCTACGACGCGATCGAGCAGCACCTCACCAGTTCGTGGCTCGTGGACGTCACCGACCCCGACGGGCGGGTCGCGCGGCGGCACGCGACGCTGCACCAGTGGGCGTGGCACCGCTTCGAACTCGTGCGCGCCCTCCGCGCCGCCGGCTTCGCTCGGGTGCGGCTGTTCGGGGATTTCGACCGCCGTCCGGTCGGCGCGGACCTCGTGCGCTTCGTCGGGCTCGCGCGCCCCTGACGGGGCGTCAGTCCGCTTCGAGGACGGCCGCCGCCGCCCCGGTCGCCGCGCCGTACGGAACGTCGAGGCCGACCTCGCGCAGGGCCGCCTCGAGCGTCCCGGCGAGACCCAACGCGTCGTACGCGTCGGCGTGCCCCAGCAGCGACGGGCGGATCAGGAACCCCTTGGCGTCGTCCTGCCCGCCGGCGATCCGCACGCCGCGGCGCGCGAACGCAGCGACGACGTCCGGCGCGGCGGTGCCGTCCGGCACCCGGAGCGCCGCCACCGCCGGGCTGGGTCGCTCCGCGAACGCCGTCAGGCCGGCCGCCTCGCCGGCGGCCAGCAACGCCCGCGCGAGGCGGGCGCGGCGCGCCCAGAGCGCCTCGACGCCGTCGGCCAGCAACACCGGGCGGACCGCGGCGAGGCCGGCGACGAGGGCCACGGCGGGCGTCGTGCGGGTCCGGCCGGCCTTCTGTGCCTCGAGTTCGCCGTGCACGTCGAGCGCCACGCTACGCGGCGGGTCGGGCGGGGCGGCCCGCACCCGGTCGGACAACCACACGAACCCCAGCCCGGGGGGCAACAGCACGCCCTTCTGCGAGCCCGCCACGAACGCGTCGAGGCCCCACCCCTCCGGACGGAGCTCCGACACCCCGAAGCTGGTGACGGCGTCGACGACGATGCGGACGTGCGGCGCGACGGCGCGGACGGCGGCGGCCTGCGCCGCGACGTCGTGCAACGCCCCGGTACTGGTCTCGCTGTGCACGAGCGTCACCGCGCCCACCGCGTCGCCCGCCGCGGCGACGGCGTCCGCGAGCGCGTCGGGGGCGACGCTCGCCCCCCACGGCGCGGTGACGTCGACCACCGGATGCCCGTGCGTCCGCGCCACCGTCGCCCAGCGCGCCCCGAACTTGCCGGCGTGCGCCGCGACGACCGTCACGCCGCGCGGGACCGTCGCGAGGAACGCCGCCTCGAAGGCGGTGGTGCCGTTGCCGCTCAGGATCGCGACGTCGCCACCGGGAAGCGCCGCGAGGTCGGCGAGGACCTCGCGGGCCTCCACGAGCTGCGTCGCGAAGGCGTCGCTACGGTGGTGCAGCGGGGGGCGCGCCATCGCCTGCAGCACCTGCGGGGGGACCTCCACCGGGCCGGGCGCCGCGAGGCGGCTCTTGACCGGCTTCACAGGCGCACCAACCGAAGGCTTCGGATGACGTCGGTCTGGTCCCGCAACGCGTCGAGGGTCGGCGCCTCCGGCGCGTCGTCGAGGGTGAGTGCGAACATCGCCAGGCCGTCCTCCCCGACGCGACTGAGTTGCATCCCGACGATGTTGACGCCGGCGTCCCCGAGCAGCGTCCCGACCCGCCCGACGGCGCCGGGCCGGTCGACGTTCGTGCAGATCAACATCGCGGGGGCGGGCTTGATCTCGATCGAGAAGTCGTCCACCTGGGTGATGCGCGGCGTGCCCCCGAGCACCGTCCCGGCGACCGACGCGGTGCCCTCCGGCCCGCGGGCCGTGACGCGCACGAGGCGCGTGTAGCCGTTCCCCGCCGCCGCGATGGTGGTCCCGACCCGCACGTCCCGGTCGCGGGCGATGGCGCCGGCGTTGACGTAGTTCGGGGGGTCGCTGAGGAACGGCTCCAGGAACCCCTTCGTGACCGCCGTCGCGATCGGGGCGGGGTCGCGGGGGAACTCGCCGGCCAACTCCACCCCGAGCTCGTGCACGCGGCCGGGCAGCAGCTGCCCGACCGTCGCGCCGAGCACCTCGCCCAGCTCGAGGTACGGCCCCAACTCGCGCAGGACGTCGCTCGACAGGGCCGGCGCGTTCACGACGCCGCGGCCGTACTCCCCGCGGAGCGCCTGGACGGTGCGCTCGACGATCTCCGCCCCGATGCGGGCCTGCGCTTCGCGGGTGTTCGCGCCGAGGTGCGCGGTGTGCACCACGTCGTCGCGCTGCACCAGCGGGTGGTCGTCGGGGGGCGGCTCGTCGCGGAAGACGTCGAGGCCGGCGGCGAACACGTGGCCGGCGTCCAGCGCGTCGGCGAGGGCGGCCTCCTGCACGATCCCGCCGCGTGCGGCGTTGACGACGATCGCACCGCGCGGCAGCGTCGCGAGCTCGTCGGGTCCGATCATGCCGTCGGTCTCCTCGGTGAGGGGCGTGTGCACCGTGAGGGCGTCGCTGCGCGCGAGCAGGTCGGGCAGCGCCTCGATCAGCTCCACCTGCAGCCGCTCCGCGCGTTGTGGCGCGACGTACGGGTCGTACGCCGCGACCTCCATCCCGAGCGCGGCGGCGCGGGTCGCGACGAGCGACCCGATGCGCCCGAGCCCCACGATGCCCAGGCGGGCGCCCTTGATCTCGCGCCCGAGGAACGTCCGGTCCCACGTCCCGTCGCGGATCGCGCGGTCGCTGCGCCCCACGCCACGCGCCGCGGCCAACAACAACGCCAGCGCGAGCTCCGCGGCGGAGACGTTGTTCGCCTCGGGGGCGTTGAGGACCACCACCCCCCGGCGGCTGGCGGCGTCGAGGTCGATGTTGTCGACCCCGACCCCGCCGCGCCCGACGACCTTCAGGCGGGGTGCGGCGGCGAGCAGGGCGTCGTCCACCTGCGTCCGGGAGCGCGTCACGAGCGCGTCGTACCCCCCGATCACGTCCAGCAGTTCGTCGCGGGGGATGCCCGCGCGGTCGACGACCTCGACGTCGTCGTACGCGGGCGTGCCCAACTGAATCGTGTCGGTGACCAGGAGCCGCAGCATGCCGGGGAGGATAGCAGGGTCGCGTCCGCCGACGCTCACGGCGTCGCGCGTCAGATGACCTGCCGCAGGCCGACCGCCTCCACCCGCCGCGCGAGCTCCTCGCGGAGGCGCGCCGCCCACGGGGCGCGCAGGTCCGGGTCCGCCTCCAGCATGGCGCGCGCCAGGTCGCGGGCGCGTTCGATCAGGTCCCCGTCGCGCGTCAGGTCCCCCAGCTCCAGGTCGGGGAGGCCCGACTGGCGGGTCCCGCGCAGCTCCCCGGGGCCCCGCAGTTCCAAATCCTTTTCGCTGATGACGAACCCGTCGGCGTGCTTCGCGACGACCTCGAGGCGTTCGCGGGTCGCGCGCGACGCGTCGCCCGTCACGAGGATGCAGTGGCTCTCCGCCGCCCCGCGCCCGACCCGCCCGCGCAGCTGATGGAGTTGCGCGAGGCCGAAGCGTTCGGCGTTCTCGATCACCATCACGCTGGCGTTGGGGACGTCCACGCCGACCTCCACGACCGTCGTCGAGACCAACACGTCCACCTCGTGCGCGCGGAACCGGTCCATGACGGCGTCCTTCTCCGGCCCGCTCATGCGGCCGTGCAGCAGGTCGACGCGGACCCGTTCGGGCAGCAGCTGCCGCAGGTCGTCCGCCATCTCCGTGGCGGAGACGACCTCCTGCATCGTCTCCGCCTCGCTCCGTTCGATCAACGGCGCGACGACGAACGCCTGCCGGCCGGCGTCGATCTGCTCGACGACGCGGCGGTAGACGTCGCGCCGCTTCTTCGCGGCGACCAGGTCGGTCCGCACCGGCGTCCGCCCGGGCGGCAGTTCGTCCACGACGCTCAGGTCGAGGTCGCCGTACAGCGTCAGGGCCAAACTGCGGGGGATCGGCGTGGCGGACATCACCAGCACGTCGGGCAGGTCGCGCAACAACGCGCGGCGTTGCTCCACCCCGAAGCGGTGCTCCTCGTCGATCACGGCGAGCCCCAGGTCGCGGAACGTCACGCCCTCCTGGATGAGGGCGTGCGTCCCGACCGCGAGGTCCACCTGCCCCGACGCGATGCGGGCGCGCACCTCGCGCCGGTCCGCCGCGCCGTGCGCGCCGGTCAGCAGGTCGAGCGTCACGCCGAGCGGCCGCAGGTACCCGGCGAGGTTGTCGAAGTGCTGCCGCGCCAGGATCTCGGTGGGCGCCATCACCGCCACCTGCCGGCCGGCCCGGACCGCCGCCCACGCGGCGGCGGCAGCGACCGCGGTCTTGCCGCTCCCGACGTCGCCCTGCAGGAGGCGCGCCATCTGGCGGGGGCGCGCCATGTCCGCGAGGATCTCCTCGCGCACCCGTTTCTGCGCGCCCGTCAACGCGAACGGGAGCGCCGCGTCGAAGGTCGTCACGTCGCTCGCGGCGACCTCCGTCGCGCGGCCGTCCTCCGCGGCGAGGCGGGTGCGGAGCACCCGCAGCTCGAGGAACAGGAACTCGTCGAAGCGCAGGCGGCGGAGCGCCGCGGCGAGCGCGGCTTCGTCGTCGGGGAAGTGCACCGCGCGCAACGCGACGTCGAGCGGCACGAGGTCCTCGCGCTCGAGGACGCGGCGGGGCAGGTGGTCGGGCAGCGTCGGGAGCGCCTCCAGGAGGGCGTGCACCGCGCGGCGAACGTAGTCCTGCGAGATCCCGCGGGGCGTGCGGTACAGCCCGACGATGCGGCCGCTGCTGAGGCCCGCTTCGCCCTCGAGCACCTCGTGGTGTTCGGCGTGCAGCTCGCGGGTCCGCCCGCGCTCCTTGATGCGTCCGGTGACGATGACGCGGCGGCCGGGGAACAGCTGGCCCTCGAGCCACGGCTGGTTGAACCAGACGACCGTCACCTTCGCGCCGCGTTCGTCCTCGAGAAAGCCGCGCAGGACGTGCAGGCCGCGCCGCGAACGCACGCCCTTGCGGCCCACGAGGGTGCCGAGGACGGTGGCCTGCTCGCGCCCCTCGAGCGA is drawn from Trueperaceae bacterium and contains these coding sequences:
- the lpxD gene encoding UDP-3-O-(3-hydroxymyristoyl)glucosamine N-acyltransferase — protein: MRDPVPTDVLAQALGATLEGDVRTAVGLAPAGAPEAGRIVVCSDEGALAATLAADGATALAAVVVDATTTVPAGAPPVLRHPDPRRALAHLTRRFDATPAPPPGVDAAAHVSPDAVLEGGVSVGPGAVIGAGAHVGAGARIGAHAVVAADCHVGPDAVLHPHAVLYPATRVGARTVLHAGAVLGADGFGYAAGPEGPEKIHHLGWVDVGDDVEIGAGTCIDRGTLGATRVGDASKIDNLCQIGHNVQIGRGCLVAGTCAIGGSCVLGDGVVLGGGVGIRDHVRIGDGAQVAARAGVSKDVPAGEAWGGTPAVPMRAWARERYLIGNLEAIWRFVRAARRSDDGA
- a CDS encoding UDP-3-O-acyl-N-acetylglucosamine deacetylase encodes the protein MNDAATLSGVGVHGGHPATVHLHRRPGPVAFAVGGVTIPATLAAVADARARTVLATDGVRVATVEHLLAALHVAGIWSDLLVEVDGPELPILDGSAGPWRDALADLAARAPFPPPPTPLAPPEGGVRAADGGGHADLASGATHLDVRIHFDHPAVGTQAWAGGPAAWGDLLDARTFGFTADADALRAAGLAAGASEANAILFGDDAAPALRRPDEPVRHKALDALGDLYLLGRPFAGRLRVTRGGHALHHALARALAAAGAFADAPHDAPTHPAPGAA
- a CDS encoding Gfo/Idh/MocA family oxidoreductase yields the protein MSRPGARATRVAVIGVGVMGRHHARNYLALPGADLVAVVDPDPDARARAEREFGVPAHPDVATLLAATPVDAASVVAPTRHHYALTDALMAAGVHVLVEKPVTADVAEAEALVRRSRDLGVVLQVGHITRFFRAVRLLQERVEAPYLVEARRLAQQARITDVGVVLDLMIHDIDIVLGLVGAELREATVSGFTLSDDQVGEDVAAAQLTFANGAVARLLASRVAPDAERTLVVAERDRTFRVDFLREPHTEIAVYRSRPDATGDTHVRSDLQVVAEDNPLREELAHFLARLGGDVAPIGTLEDDLRSLRVATDLLGRLDATGAPHDPGAAAAVVAGPATDPGVR
- the fabZ gene encoding 3-hydroxyacyl-ACP dehydratase FabZ, translating into MNDDPRAVLPHRYPFLLVDRLVSQEGDDFVAKKNVTINEPFFVGHFPAEPVMPGVLILEALAQAAALGLAAREGFEGGEVGYFAGIDEARFRRKVVPGDVLDLTGTITAFRRGVARVDARAHVDGETAADAKLSFVYRP
- the lpxA gene encoding acyl-ACP--UDP-N-acetylglucosamine O-acyltransferase, producing MADVHPSAVVDPVARLAAGVVVGPFCVVEADVVVEAGARLLPGTVLLNGVRVGPRAVLGPYAALGGAPMDDAFAGERSEVRLGADVQVRDFASIHRASTPGGATHVGDGTLVMSYAHVSHDARVGRGVTLTTTVQLGGYTEVHDHAVLGAGAMVHQYTRVGAYAMVGADSAVNRDVLPYTLARGSMAEHFRLNGVGLTRHGIDGDRYRALEAAVRALRRRDEDAFHALADASPDVERLRTFRAASRRGLARFRGRR
- a CDS encoding ABC transporter ATP-binding protein, producing the protein MNAGRVLAPYGAPGWAGAAAAAGSGVLRVAVVPAFVPPLLDRVIIGGDLAALPRVLAVTGLVAVAASLALALQDALLARAGARLAADRREAVYRRLLARPPGRLPGTSGGLAGRLPADLREIELYHQAGLGTLVAESTAILVVLALLAWRDPVATTALVALGVPIGLLMQRLGRRLRRQATRAQAGTEAVAADLQEGLRHHAVARAFGAEAFLLRRFARANAATRAAGARRGAWAALQVPASQVAVFVALAVLVSLLAGRAAAGALSVGQVAEYLTLVALLANPAQLLPRGYAMAVQARAADARLRDLETDDAPTRDAPTPPDDAGPAARDAARDGLTLEDVWLRRDGGPWLLRGASVALPATGLVAVTGASGAGKSSLVAALLGFLPPERGRLLWAGAPLAPRAHVAWVPQSMDLLRGSLRDNLTLGAAYDDAAVHAALAAVGMDALVAARPGGLDGELAEDGAGLSGGQRQRLAVARALLREPRLLVLDEPSAALDAASEAALVATLAHEATRRLVLVVAHRDAVTAAADTVLHLADGHLAPAPPAGTA
- a CDS encoding aminotransferase class V-fold PLP-dependent enzyme, which gives rise to MKPVKSRLAAPGPVEVPPQVLQAMARPPLHHRSDAFATQLVEAREVLADLAALPGGDVAILSGNGTTAFEAAFLATVPRGVTVVAAHAGKFGARWATVARTHGHPVVDVTAPWGASVAPDALADAVAAAGDAVGAVTLVHSETSTGALHDVAAQAAAVRAVAPHVRIVVDAVTSFGVSELRPEGWGLDAFVAGSQKGVLLPPGLGFVWLSDRVRAAPPDPPRSVALDVHGELEAQKAGRTRTTPAVALVAGLAAVRPVLLADGVEALWARRARLARALLAAGEAAGLTAFAERPSPAVAALRVPDGTAAPDVVAAFARRGVRIAGGQDDAKGFLIRPSLLGHADAYDALGLAGTLEAALREVGLDVPYGAATGAAAAVLEAD
- the serA gene encoding phosphoglycerate dehydrogenase produces the protein MLRLLVTDTIQLGTPAYDDVEVVDRAGIPRDELLDVIGGYDALVTRSRTQVDDALLAAAPRLKVVGRGGVGVDNIDLDAASRRGVVVLNAPEANNVSAAELALALLLAAARGVGRSDRAIRDGTWDRTFLGREIKGARLGIVGLGRIGSLVATRAAALGMEVAAYDPYVAPQRAERLQVELIEALPDLLARSDALTVHTPLTEETDGMIGPDELATLPRGAIVVNAARGGIVQEAALADALDAGHVFAAGLDVFRDEPPPDDHPLVQRDDVVHTAHLGANTREAQARIGAEIVERTVQALRGEYGRGVVNAPALSSDVLRELGPYLELGEVLGATVGQLLPGRVHELGVELAGEFPRDPAPIATAVTKGFLEPFLSDPPNYVNAGAIARDRDVRVGTTIAAAGNGYTRLVRVTARGPEGTASVAGTVLGGTPRITQVDDFSIEIKPAPAMLICTNVDRPGAVGRVGTLLGDAGVNIVGMQLSRVGEDGLAMFALTLDDAPEAPTLDALRDQTDVIRSLRLVRL